A region from the uncultured Draconibacterium sp. genome encodes:
- a CDS encoding alpha-L-fucosidase has protein sequence MKRSILLIAIVFALLGTACTQKPKETKKSEKEVVKLTDDERMAWWRDARFGMFIHWGPYAVPGGERNGKVCGGGAEWIMDKLDYTIEDYEKEVVDVFEPVNFDADEWVGIAKDAGMKYIVLTSKHHDGFAMWNSKISDYNIVKRTDFGRDVVKELAEACRKEDIVFCFYHSITDWHHPQAQSIFYPHYNVGQKDQTKSNPEFPKYFENYLKPQVRELLTNYGDIGVVWFDGEWIADYTTEMGKEMYEMIMELQPNTIVNNRVDKGRNGMAGMNVEGNFAGDFGTPEKEVPATGIDSDWEACFTMNGSWGYKPSDKKWKSDEKLIHSLIDIVSKGGNFLLNVGPDGLGVIPTESIEILASMGDWMDANSESIYGCKASPVNRPEWGRYTSKDKVVYAHVFDWPEDGKLMIDEKLKVKKANLVDGGKKLKVDGSIVVLPKNAPDNIASVIKLELAQ, from the coding sequence ACGACGAACGTATGGCGTGGTGGCGCGATGCCCGTTTTGGTATGTTTATTCACTGGGGGCCTTACGCCGTGCCCGGTGGCGAACGCAATGGAAAAGTTTGCGGTGGGGGTGCCGAGTGGATTATGGATAAACTGGATTACACGATTGAAGATTACGAAAAGGAGGTGGTTGATGTGTTTGAACCGGTTAATTTTGATGCCGACGAGTGGGTAGGTATTGCCAAAGATGCCGGGATGAAATACATCGTTTTAACATCGAAACACCACGATGGTTTCGCCATGTGGAACTCGAAAATAAGCGACTACAACATTGTAAAACGCACCGATTTTGGCCGAGATGTGGTAAAAGAGTTAGCAGAAGCTTGCAGAAAAGAGGACATTGTTTTTTGTTTCTATCACTCCATTACCGACTGGCATCATCCGCAGGCACAATCTATATTTTACCCGCATTACAACGTGGGGCAAAAAGACCAAACCAAATCGAACCCGGAGTTTCCAAAATATTTCGAAAATTACCTAAAACCTCAGGTGCGTGAATTGCTTACAAACTATGGCGACATTGGGGTAGTTTGGTTCGATGGGGAGTGGATAGCTGATTACACTACCGAAATGGGAAAAGAAATGTACGAAATGATTATGGAGCTTCAGCCCAACACCATTGTAAATAACCGCGTTGACAAAGGCCGTAACGGAATGGCCGGAATGAATGTGGAAGGCAACTTTGCCGGTGATTTTGGTACACCCGAAAAAGAAGTGCCTGCTACCGGAATTGATTCCGACTGGGAAGCCTGTTTTACTATGAACGGCTCGTGGGGCTATAAACCATCGGATAAAAAGTGGAAAAGTGATGAAAAGCTAATTCATAGCCTGATTGACATTGTATCGAAAGGAGGAAATTTCTTGCTCAATGTAGGCCCTGATGGATTGGGTGTTATCCCAACAGAGAGTATCGAAATACTTGCCTCAATGGGTGATTGGATGGATGCGAACAGCGAGTCGATTTATGGCTGTAAAGCCAGTCCGGTTAACCGGCCCGAGTGGGGACGCTATACCAGCAAAGACAAGGTAGTTTATGCCCATGTTTTTGATTGGCCTGAAGATGGAAAACTGATGATTGATGAAAAACTAAAAGTAAAAAAGGCAAATCTGGTTGATGGTGGTAAGAAACTTAAAGTTGATGGCTCAATTGTCGTTTTACCCAAAAATGCTCCCGACAACATTGCTTCGGTTATAAAACTCGAATTAGCGCAATAA
- a CDS encoding glycoside hydrolase family 95 protein has product MKLWYNAPASNWNEALPIGNGRLGAMVYGIPDKENIQLNEETLWGGGPHRNDNPDAKVILDDIRQLLFDGKYEEAHKLANAKIISKVAHGMPYETAGNLRLNFEGHENYSDYYRELDIENAVTKSIYTVDGVKFQREVFTSFTDQVIVIRLTASENGKISFEAEMDRPEPAVVTVTTQGDDILSMTGKSSDVAARGVKVPVEGRVKFESRLKIVPDGGTLSSTDTSLVLSGANSATLYVSIATNFVNYQDVSADEHKRAADYISNAEQKNYQQLKSEHSAYYKKYFKRVSLDLGQTDSVKNPTDVRIKEFSQGNDPALAALYFQYGRYLLICSSQPGGQPANLQGIWAHELYPPWKSAYTVNINLEMNYWPAEATNLSEMHEPLIEMVNELSVAGRQTAKDMYGAEGWVCHHNTDLWRICGPVDGATWGMWPSGGLWLSQHLWEKYLYNGDLDYLKEVYPAMKGSAEFCLSFLTPEPENGWLVFAPSTSPENRPAHMPKNVNIAYATTMDNQLIFDMLYKTAEAAKLLNTDAELIKEIEATIPKLAPNQIGQHAQIQEWIHDWDSPEDKHRHISQLYAMHPSNQFSPFRTPELAEATRNTLVYRGDPSTGWSMNWKINQWARLLDGNHAYKMMTDLIKLVGVPGTRGGGTYANMLDAHPPFQIDGNFGFTSGLSEMMVQSHDGAIHLTPALPDVWPSGKVRGLRARGGFEIEALEWENGEVVKAVIKSNLGGNCRIRSYSELVTEAGEILNQAEGDNANPFFQVPSIQEPLISEIADLKGFEVKYTYLYDVKTEPGQTLVLVRK; this is encoded by the coding sequence TTGAAACTCTGGTACAATGCCCCGGCATCTAACTGGAACGAAGCCCTGCCTATTGGTAACGGACGCTTAGGAGCCATGGTTTATGGTATCCCGGATAAAGAAAACATCCAGTTAAACGAAGAAACACTGTGGGGTGGTGGACCACACCGTAACGACAATCCCGATGCAAAAGTAATACTGGACGACATACGCCAATTACTTTTTGATGGTAAGTATGAAGAAGCGCATAAGTTGGCTAATGCAAAAATTATTTCAAAAGTAGCGCATGGTATGCCTTACGAAACAGCCGGAAATTTGAGACTGAATTTTGAAGGCCATGAGAACTATTCTGATTATTACCGCGAATTGGATATTGAAAATGCAGTAACAAAATCGATCTATACCGTTGATGGAGTTAAGTTCCAGCGCGAAGTGTTTACATCTTTCACCGATCAGGTAATTGTGATCCGGCTAACCGCCAGCGAAAATGGAAAAATTAGTTTCGAGGCAGAAATGGACCGTCCGGAACCGGCAGTGGTTACTGTAACGACCCAGGGCGATGATATTTTGAGTATGACCGGAAAAAGTAGCGATGTGGCCGCCAGAGGCGTGAAGGTTCCCGTTGAAGGCCGCGTTAAGTTTGAATCGAGGTTGAAGATTGTTCCCGACGGAGGAACCTTGTCGTCCACTGATACCAGTCTGGTTTTATCCGGAGCCAACAGTGCAACTTTATATGTTTCGATTGCTACAAATTTTGTGAATTATCAGGATGTTAGTGCCGACGAGCATAAACGTGCCGCAGATTATATCTCAAATGCTGAACAGAAAAACTATCAACAGTTAAAATCAGAGCATTCAGCTTATTACAAAAAATATTTTAAGCGGGTTAGCCTCGACCTGGGTCAAACCGATTCCGTAAAAAATCCAACCGATGTTAGAATTAAAGAATTTAGCCAGGGAAACGACCCAGCCCTTGCCGCACTATATTTTCAATATGGTCGCTACCTGTTAATTTGTTCTTCGCAACCTGGCGGACAACCTGCCAACCTGCAAGGGATTTGGGCGCATGAGCTTTACCCGCCATGGAAAAGTGCTTATACCGTAAACATCAACCTGGAAATGAATTACTGGCCTGCAGAAGCCACCAACCTTAGCGAAATGCACGAGCCACTGATTGAAATGGTAAATGAGCTTTCGGTTGCAGGTAGGCAAACCGCCAAAGATATGTATGGTGCCGAGGGCTGGGTATGCCACCACAACACCGATTTATGGCGCATTTGTGGCCCGGTTGACGGTGCCACCTGGGGAATGTGGCCAAGTGGTGGCTTGTGGTTAAGCCAACATTTATGGGAGAAATATTTGTACAACGGCGATTTGGACTATTTAAAAGAAGTATATCCGGCCATGAAAGGTTCTGCCGAGTTTTGCCTGAGCTTTTTAACTCCCGAACCGGAAAACGGCTGGTTAGTTTTTGCTCCTTCAACATCGCCCGAAAACCGTCCGGCCCACATGCCAAAAAATGTGAATATTGCTTATGCTACCACCATGGACAATCAACTCATATTTGATATGCTTTACAAAACAGCTGAGGCTGCAAAGTTATTAAATACTGATGCCGAACTGATAAAAGAAATTGAAGCGACCATTCCAAAACTGGCCCCTAATCAAATTGGGCAGCACGCACAAATTCAGGAATGGATTCACGATTGGGACAGCCCCGAAGATAAGCACCGTCATATTTCGCAATTATATGCCATGCACCCGTCGAACCAGTTTTCGCCTTTCAGAACTCCGGAGTTGGCCGAAGCTACCCGAAACACTTTGGTTTACCGTGGCGATCCGTCAACCGGCTGGAGCATGAATTGGAAAATTAACCAATGGGCACGTTTGCTTGACGGTAACCATGCTTATAAGATGATGACAGACCTAATAAAATTAGTTGGCGTTCCTGGTACGCGTGGAGGAGGTACTTATGCCAATATGCTGGATGCGCATCCGCCTTTCCAGATCGATGGTAACTTTGGATTTACCTCGGGTTTAAGCGAAATGATGGTGCAAAGTCATGATGGTGCAATTCATTTAACTCCGGCCTTACCCGATGTTTGGCCATCAGGCAAGGTAAGAGGTTTACGTGCACGTGGTGGTTTCGAAATTGAAGCATTGGAATGGGAAAATGGCGAAGTGGTAAAAGCTGTAATTAAATCGAATTTAGGTGGTAACTGCCGTATCCGAAGCTATTCAGAATTGGTAACTGAAGCCGGTGAAATCCTTAACCAGGCTGAAGGGGATAATGCA